A window of Piliocolobus tephrosceles isolate RC106 unplaced genomic scaffold, ASM277652v3 unscaffolded_26370, whole genome shotgun sequence contains these coding sequences:
- the LOC111534861 gene encoding 60S ribosomal protein L23-like: MSKRGRGGSSGAKFQISLGLPVGAVINCADNTGAKNLSIISVKGIKGRLNRLPAAGVGDMVMATVKKGKPELRKKVHPAVVIRQRKSYRRKDGVFLYFEDNAGVIVNNKGEMKGSAITGPAAKECADVWPRIASNAGSIA; the protein is encoded by the coding sequence ATGTCGAAGCGAGGACGTGGTGGGTCCTCTGGTGCGAAATTCCAGATTTCCTTGGGTCTTCCAGTAGGAGCTGTGATCAATTGTGCTGACAACACAGGAGCCAAAAACCTGTCTATCATCTCCGTGAAGGGGATCAAGGGACGGCTGAACAGACTTCCCGCTGCTGGTGTGGGTGACATGGTGATGGCCACAGTCAAGAAAGGCAAACCAGAGCTCAGAAAAAAGGTACATCCAGCAGTGGTCATTCGACAACGAAAGTCATACCGTAGAAAAGATGgtgtgtttctttattttgaagataaTGCAGGGGTCATAGTGAACAATAAAGGCGAGATGAAAGGTTCTGCCATTACAGGACCAGCAGCAAAGGAGTGCGCAGACGTGTGGCCCCGGATTGCATCCAATGCTGGCAGCATTGCATGA